Proteins found in one Sorghum bicolor cultivar BTx623 chromosome 1, Sorghum_bicolor_NCBIv3, whole genome shotgun sequence genomic segment:
- the LOC8058743 gene encoding QWRF motif-containing protein 7: MESYGGGGTRTSASSRRPCTSASPRRPSTAAAASRAGSGAFAYDGMRATPLSTSTANFTRSLRKAVSFAHNHKKPPPSAADAPAPPPRRALSSKENSAASTTEAVLMSPHRRSMPEPGAAASGPWEPTTRRRRSTGTVDEAAGAGKGSSSSSGALLRETMSPRRKEEPEKDEAAHRARMLTARLLQWRFANARMEKAMARATSAAENKLFYTWLRVAELRNIQAAKRIVAQRRRQKLKLARLLRPQLPLLASWEPLAKPHADATADLGRVLSAACTGVPLAAGARADDMDALHETMFSCVGTVNEIEAITDTFYATAGATSGALEELARTIQQEMECLEEATRLSSIVTGLQMQEVSLRANLMQAKQRIGLGRGPAATPALATSGWCF; the protein is encoded by the exons ATGGAGTcctatggcggcggcggcacgcgGACGTCGGCGTCCTCGCGGCGCCCCTGCACGTCGGCGTCCCCGCGGCGCCccagcacggcggcggcggcctcccgCGCCGGCTCCGGTGCCTTCGCGTACGACGGCATGCGCGCCACGCCTCTGTCCACGTCCACGGCTAACTTCACGCGGTCCCTCCGCAAGGCGGTCTCCTTCGCCCACAACCACAAGAAGCCGCCCCCTAGCGCCGCCgacgcgccggcgccgccaccgCGGCGCGCGCTGAGCAGCAAGGAGAACAGCGCGGCGTCGACGACGGAGGCGGTGCTGATGTCGCCGCACCGGCGGTCGATGCCGGAGCCTGGAGCCGCCGCGAGCGGCCCCTGGGAGCCGACGACAAGGCGGCGGCGGAGCACCGGGACGGTGGATGAGGCGGCGGGCGCGGGTAaggggtcgtcgtcgtcgtcgggcgCGCTGCTGCGGGAGACCATGTCGCCCCGCAGGAAGGAGGAGCCGGAGAAGGACGAGGCCGCGCACCGGGCGCGCATGCTGACGGCGCGGCTGCTGCAGTGGCGGTTCGCCAACGCCCGCATGGAGAAGGCCATGGCCCGCGCCACCTCCGCCGCCGAG AACAAGCTGTTCTACACGTGGCTGCGCGTGGCGGAGCTGCGCAACATCCAGGCGGCGAAGCGGATCGTGgcccagcggcggcggcagaaGCTGAAGCTGGCCCGGCTGCTCCGCCCGCAGCTGCCCCTGCTGGCGTCGTGGGAGCCCCTCGCGAAGCCGCACGCCGACGCCACGGCGGACCTCGGCCGCGTCCTCTCCGCGGCCTGCACCGGCGTACCGTTGGCCGCCGGCGCGCGTGCCGATGACATGGACGCGCTCCACGAAACCATGTTCTCCTGCGTGGGCACCGTCAACGAGATCGAAGCCATCACCGATACGTTCTACGCCACG GCCGGCGCGACGAGCGGCGCGCTGGAGGAGCTGGCGCGGACGATCCAGCAGGAGATGGAGTGCCTGGAGGAAGCGACGCGTCTGTCGAGCATCGTCACCGGCTTGCAG ATGCAGGAGGTGAGCCTCCGGGCAAATTTGATGCAGGCAAAGCAGAGGATTGGCCTGGGGCGGGGACCGGCGGCCACACCGGCGCTCGCAACATCTGGCTGGTGTTTTTGA